The following coding sequences are from one Prosthecobacter vanneervenii window:
- a CDS encoding aspartate carbamoyltransferase catalytic subunit, with protein sequence MTPRKDLLDIASLTDEEISFVLDNAGPFKDLFKRSVKKVPTLKGQTVLTLFYEPSTRTRSSFEVAASRLSADVTHFDIESSSVVKGESVLDTVETLEAMRVDYIVVRHKQSGTPNLIAKNTRASVINAGDGWHAHPTQALLDAFTLREIHKDLRGCRALIVGDIQHSRVARSTSLIFRRLGMQVAYLAPGSMMPREVPQEIPQFGNWTDAFDWKPDVIYLLRVQGERIDEPFVPSSAEYHRNYGLTNERVEVLRERGLYLMHPGPVNRGVEITDAGMNYEKCLINQQVENGIAVRMSVLYWLRPGAAE encoded by the coding sequence ATGACCCCGCGCAAAGACCTCCTCGACATCGCCTCGCTCACGGATGAGGAAATCTCCTTCGTGCTCGACAACGCCGGGCCGTTCAAGGATCTCTTTAAACGCAGTGTGAAGAAGGTGCCGACGCTGAAGGGGCAGACGGTGCTGACGCTGTTTTACGAGCCCTCCACGCGCACGCGATCGAGCTTTGAGGTGGCGGCGAGCCGGCTTTCTGCGGACGTGACGCACTTTGACATCGAGTCGAGCAGCGTGGTGAAGGGGGAGTCGGTGCTGGACACGGTGGAGACGCTGGAGGCCATGCGGGTGGACTACATCGTGGTGCGCCACAAGCAGTCAGGAACGCCGAATCTCATCGCGAAAAACACGCGTGCGAGTGTGATCAATGCTGGCGATGGCTGGCATGCGCACCCGACGCAGGCGCTGCTGGATGCCTTTACGCTGCGGGAGATCCACAAGGATCTGCGCGGCTGCCGTGCGCTGATCGTGGGAGACATCCAGCACTCGCGCGTGGCGCGCAGCACCAGCCTGATTTTCCGCCGACTGGGCATGCAGGTGGCGTATCTGGCGCCGGGATCGATGATGCCGCGCGAGGTGCCGCAGGAGATTCCGCAATTTGGGAACTGGACGGACGCCTTCGACTGGAAGCCGGATGTGATCTATCTGCTGCGTGTGCAGGGTGAGCGAATCGACGAGCCCTTTGTGCCTAGCTCTGCGGAGTATCACCGGAACTATGGTCTAACTAACGAGCGCGTGGAGGTGCTGCGCGAGCGTGGGCTGTATCTGATGCACCCCGGACCTGTGAACCGCGGCGTGGAGATCACGGATGCGGGGATGAATTATGAGAAGTGCCTGATCAACCAGCAGGTGGAGAATGGGATCGCGGTGAGGATGAGCGTGCTGTACTGGCTGAGGCCGGGGGCGGCGGAGTAG
- a CDS encoding TerC family protein, translating to MIANATAAVTANLNVLDFSWVTSAEAWIAVLTLCVLEIVLGIDNIVFISILVDKLPEADRARGRFMGLGLAMLTRILLLLSITWVMSLTAPLFTLLGHSITGKDLVLIFGGLFLIYKSTHEIHEKLEGDPEGEVRNSVGKGAAFGAVMVQIALLDIVFSLDSVITAVGMVKHISIMVTAVLISVGFMMFFAKAVGDFVARHPTVKMLALSFLILIGTALIGEGFHFEIPKGYIYFAMGFSMAVEMLNLKAKKKGVAKA from the coding sequence ATGATTGCCAACGCCACTGCTGCCGTAACCGCCAACCTCAATGTTCTCGATTTTTCCTGGGTTACCAGCGCGGAGGCGTGGATCGCGGTGCTGACGCTTTGCGTGCTGGAGATTGTGCTGGGGATCGACAACATTGTGTTCATCTCGATCCTGGTGGACAAACTGCCGGAGGCGGATCGTGCGCGCGGGCGGTTCATGGGGCTGGGGCTGGCGATGCTGACGCGCATCCTGCTACTGCTCTCGATCACGTGGGTGATGTCGCTGACCGCGCCGCTATTCACGCTGCTGGGCCACTCGATCACGGGCAAGGACCTGGTGCTGATCTTTGGCGGGCTGTTCCTGATCTACAAGAGCACCCACGAGATCCATGAAAAACTGGAAGGCGACCCCGAGGGCGAGGTGCGCAACAGCGTGGGCAAAGGAGCGGCTTTTGGTGCCGTGATGGTGCAGATCGCGCTGCTGGACATCGTGTTCTCGTTGGACTCAGTGATCACGGCGGTGGGCATGGTGAAGCACATCTCGATCATGGTCACGGCGGTGCTGATCTCTGTGGGGTTCATGATGTTTTTTGCGAAGGCGGTGGGCGATTTTGTGGCGCGTCATCCCACGGTGAAGATGCTGGCGCTGAGCTTCCTGATTTTGATCGGGACGGCGCTGATCGGTGAGGGCTTCCATTTTGAGATTCCGAAGGGGTACATCTACTTTGCGATGGGCTTCTCGATGGCGGTGGAGATGCTGAATCTGAAGGCGAAGAAGAAGGGTGTGGCGAAGGCGTAG
- a CDS encoding NAD-dependent epimerase/dehydratase family protein — protein sequence MSPTNLTELEERLSRPTPAVIEMMTRLPGDIVILGAAGKMGPSLARMAKRASDEAGTKRRIIAVSRFSTPGSEAAFLQHGIEVISTDLLAANAVAYLPHAPNVVYMAGMKFGSTGQEAFTWAMNAWLPGLVCERYHRSRIAAFSTGNVYGLVPVERGGSHEEDALNPKGEYAMSCLGRERIFEYFSQTRGTPVSLIRLNYACDLRYGVMVDIARQVWNGDPVDVTMGYFNTIWQGDANALSLLSLAKAQSPAWHVNLTGTATLSVREVATRFGEIFHKPVHITGQEAPDALLSNPYRSFVDLGVPFVRDEELTDWVAHWISTGGESLGKPTHFESRDGKF from the coding sequence ATGTCCCCGACGAACCTCACGGAACTCGAAGAACGCCTCAGCCGCCCCACTCCCGCAGTGATCGAGATGATGACCCGTCTCCCGGGAGACATCGTCATCCTCGGTGCCGCAGGCAAGATGGGGCCCTCCCTCGCTCGCATGGCCAAACGCGCCAGCGACGAGGCCGGCACCAAGCGGCGCATCATCGCCGTCTCCCGCTTCAGCACCCCGGGTTCAGAGGCCGCCTTCCTCCAGCATGGGATCGAGGTCATCTCCACCGATCTCCTCGCCGCCAATGCCGTGGCCTACCTTCCGCATGCGCCCAACGTCGTGTACATGGCCGGCATGAAGTTCGGCTCCACCGGCCAGGAAGCCTTCACCTGGGCCATGAATGCCTGGCTCCCCGGCCTCGTCTGCGAGCGCTACCACCGCAGCCGCATCGCCGCATTCTCCACCGGCAACGTCTATGGCCTCGTCCCCGTCGAGCGCGGCGGCAGCCACGAGGAGGACGCCCTCAATCCCAAAGGCGAATACGCCATGAGCTGCCTCGGCCGCGAGCGCATCTTCGAATACTTCAGCCAGACACGCGGCACCCCTGTCTCCCTCATCCGTCTCAACTACGCCTGCGACCTCCGCTACGGCGTCATGGTCGATATCGCCCGCCAGGTCTGGAATGGCGACCCCGTTGACGTCACCATGGGCTACTTCAACACCATCTGGCAGGGCGATGCCAACGCCCTCTCCCTCCTCAGCCTCGCCAAGGCCCAGAGCCCCGCCTGGCACGTCAACCTCACCGGCACCGCCACACTCAGCGTCCGCGAAGTCGCCACCCGCTTCGGCGAAATCTTCCACAAGCCCGTCCACATCACCGGCCAGGAAGCCCCCGACGCCCTCCTCAGCAATCCCTACCGCAGCTTCGTCGATCTCGGCGTCCCCTTCGTCCGCGACGAAGAACTCACCGACTGGGTCGCCCACTGGATCTCCACCGGCGGCGAATCCCTCGGCAAACCCACCCACTTCGAATCACGGGATGGGAAGTTTTGA